One part of the Eucalyptus grandis isolate ANBG69807.140 chromosome 10, ASM1654582v1, whole genome shotgun sequence genome encodes these proteins:
- the LOC104443623 gene encoding expansin-like B1 encodes MKSAMSYSCLLCILVLLPALCHSENSFTPSRATYYGSPDCYGTPTGACGYGEYGRTVYDGYVTGVSRLYRNGSGCGACYQVRCTKPQCTGEGAYVAVTDYGEGDRTDFILSTRAYAKMAKPDDYQTKQLFAYGVVEVEFRRVPCRYPGQNLLVSVSEHSRNPSYLAVMLLYVAGKDDVIAAEYWQEDCQEWKPMRRVYGAVFDTQTPPIGELYLRFQVGGSWVHPKYALPADWKAGAVYDSQVQLD; translated from the exons ATGAAATCTGCAATGAGCTATAGTTGTCTTCTCTGTATCCTGGTGCTCTTGCCAGCACTTTGTCACTCTGAAAATTCATTTACGCCCTCGAGAGCCACTTACTATGGCAGCCCTGACTGCTATGGGACTCCAA CTGGAGCTTGTGGGTACGGCGAGTATGGCAGGACCGTCTACGATGGCTATGTGACTGGAGTTTCGAGGCTATACAGAAATGGATCTGGATGTGGTGCTTGCTATCAG GTGAGGTGCACGAAACCGCAGTGCACGGGCGAAGGAGCGTACGTGGCGGTGACGGACTATGGCGAGGGAGACAGGACGGACTTCATCCTGAGCACCAGAGCCTATGCGAAGATGGCAAAACCGGACGACTACCAAACCAAGCAGCTGTTCGCCTACGGCGTGGTTGAGGTCGAATTCAGAAGGGTTCCGTGCCGATACCCCGGCCAAAACCTCCTTGTCAGCGTCAGTGAACACAGCAGAAACCCTTCTTACTTAGCTGTCATGCTTTTATACGTCGCCGGCAAAGATGACGTCATAGCTGCGGAGTATTGGCAG GAGGACTGCCAAGAGTGGAAGCCGATGCGCCGAGTGTACGGAGCAGTGTTCGACACGCAAACTCCGCCAATAGGCGAGTTGTACCTGAGGTTCCAAGTGGGTGGGTCTTGGGTGCATCCAAAGTACGCCCTCCCTGCTGACTGGAAAGCTGGTGCTGTTTATGATTCCCAAGTGCAGCTGGACTAG